The Geothrix oryzae DNA window GCGTAGAACTTCCGGATGTGGGTGCCGTCGAACTCGACCACATCCACATAGATCAGGGCCACATGCCGACGGTAGGTCGTGACGCTCTCCCGGGCGGCCTCGGCAAGGGCCTCGAGATCATCCGGGAAGGCCCCTGCGGCCAGCGCCTTGTTGAAGGGAAACTCCGGCGTGTCGATGGCTTCCCAGTATTGGTCGAGGAGCGTCCTGAACAGGGTCTCCTTGTCCGGGAAGTGGTAATAGACATTCCCCGTGGACACTCCCGCCGTCTCGGCAATCTCCCGGATGCTGGTGCCCCGATAGCCTTGCTTCGAGAAGAGCTGGAGGGCTGCCTCCAGGATCAAGCTGCGGCTTCGTTCGGACTTCTCCCCCTGGGTCAGTTTCAACCGATCGCTCCTTTGGGGAGATTACGGGCAGGAGGGAGCCGGGGTCAAGGTTGGGGAAGACCACTTCTTCGCCCCCATGAGTGAAACTTATACGGTTCGTCCCTGCCGATGACGAAGGGGCAGCCAAAGTCCGAAGAGCACTCTCCAACGGGAGGGGCCCTGCTGCCTCAGGCCTTCAAGGCGGTCAGCAGCTCGTCCAGGGGAACGCTGACGATGGTGGTGGCACGGTCGCTCATGGCGAAGGGGAGGATGAGCTCGCGGCCGTGCACCATGGATCCGCAGCTGTAGACGACATTGGGGACATAGCCCTCGCGGCCGACGCCCTCGGGCCCCAGGAGGGGCTCTCGTAGACGGCCGATGACCCTGGTCGGATCCTGCAGGTCGAGCAGGGCCGCACCGATGCAGTATTTGCGCATGGGACCGACGCCGTGGGTCAGGACCAGCCAGCCGGCCTCGGTTTCGATGGGCGACCCGCAGTTCCCGATTTTCACGGACTCCCACATTTCCGCAGGCCGGAGGAGCACCTTCGAGTCACTCCAGTAGTGGGGATTGTCCGAAAACATGATGAAAAGGTTTTCGTCGTCCTGCCGGGACAGCATGGCGTAGCTGCCGTCGATCTTCCGGGGGAACAGCGCCATGCCCTTGTTCTGCACGGCCGTGCCACTGAGGGTCAATACCTGGAAATG harbors:
- a CDS encoding TetR/AcrR family transcriptional regulator, with amino-acid sequence MKLTQGEKSERSRSLILEAALQLFSKQGYRGTSIREIAETAGVSTGNVYYHFPDKETLFRTLLDQYWEAIDTPEFPFNKALAAGAFPDDLEALAEAARESVTTYRRHVALIYVDVVEFDGTHIRKFYAGMSSRFETFLNRRFPGDQLKDQLAPGLDPTTALMLASRVFLQYFAVEVLFGVPDQLGQGTPAALKEISKILRRGFLRPPDPEK